A single window of Brevundimonas naejangsanensis DNA harbors:
- a CDS encoding type 1 glutamine amidotransferase domain-containing protein yields MAETSKKTLAGKTIAVLATDGVEQIELQEPVKALRAEGATVEVISLEPGWIQGFDHLTPDERIAVDKTLKTTDASRYDGLVLPGGVANPDQLRTEQAALKFVRAFFDAGKPVAAICHAPWILIEAGVAEGRTLTAYKSIRTDLRNAGAEVVDKEVVVDGGLVTSRCPDDLPAFNAAMIQAFAEAPRSGRREAKSEEARPSAH; encoded by the coding sequence ATGGCCGAAACTTCCAAGAAGACCCTGGCTGGAAAAACCATTGCTGTCCTGGCGACCGACGGGGTCGAGCAGATCGAGCTTCAGGAGCCGGTGAAGGCGCTGCGCGCAGAGGGCGCGACGGTCGAGGTGATCTCTCTGGAGCCCGGCTGGATTCAGGGCTTCGATCACCTGACGCCCGACGAGAGGATCGCAGTCGACAAGACGCTGAAGACGACGGACGCCTCTCGCTACGACGGCCTGGTTCTGCCGGGCGGAGTCGCAAATCCGGATCAGCTCCGGACGGAGCAGGCGGCGCTTAAGTTCGTCCGCGCCTTCTTCGACGCGGGCAAGCCGGTGGCCGCCATCTGTCACGCACCATGGATTCTGATTGAGGCGGGCGTGGCCGAGGGGCGCACCCTGACGGCCTACAAGTCCATCCGCACCGATCTGCGCAACGCCGGCGCCGAGGTGGTGGACAAGGAGGTGGTGGTCGATGGCGGCTTGGTCACCAGCCGCTGCCCCGACGATCTGCCCGCCTTCAACGCGGCCATGATCCAGGCCTTCGCCGAGGCGCCTCGCTCAGGTCGACGCGAGGCGAAGTCGGAAGAAGCGCGGCCGTCAGCCCACTAG
- the thrC gene encoding threonine synthase — MTNSADRYLSTRGDAAPTRFSDALLRGIAPDGGLYMPQAWPALPVDATRPGRSYAEIAKAAMAPFIGDALPAGALDRALDRLTKGFDHPLVTPLVELEPGLFVLELFHGPTAAFKDLAMQLVAALSDEALAATGETLTLLTATSGDTGAAAVRAFARAERIKLIVLHPLDRVSPVQRRQMTTVEADNVLNLAVRGDFDDCQRLVKGLLAEESLREQGRLSSVNSINWGRLAGQIPYYVSATAQLGQAATFVVPTGNFGDAFAGIAAKKMGLPAAGFVAAVNQNDALARAINDGVYARHPAVESGSVSMDVQAPSNFERLVYEASGRDADATRAVFETFAREGSVTLSPDLLAALRAEVSAVSVDEATTKAEIAHAHAAWGRIVCPHTAVALAAARRLDRNGAPIVALSTAHPSKFGAFVSDVLGFEPDPAPVIGALGDRPERLTVIENTPEAALAAVKGFAKAG, encoded by the coding sequence ATGACGAATTCAGCTGACCGCTACCTCTCGACGCGCGGCGACGCCGCTCCGACCCGTTTCTCGGACGCCCTGCTGCGCGGAATCGCGCCGGACGGCGGCCTCTACATGCCCCAGGCCTGGCCCGCACTGCCGGTCGACGCCACCCGGCCGGGACGCAGCTACGCCGAGATCGCCAAGGCGGCGATGGCGCCCTTTATCGGCGACGCCCTGCCTGCGGGCGCGCTGGATCGTGCGTTGGACCGTCTGACCAAGGGCTTCGACCATCCGCTGGTGACGCCGCTGGTCGAGCTGGAGCCGGGCCTGTTCGTACTTGAGCTGTTCCACGGCCCGACGGCGGCGTTCAAAGATCTGGCCATGCAGCTGGTCGCCGCCCTGTCGGACGAGGCCCTGGCCGCGACGGGCGAGACTCTGACCCTGCTGACCGCCACCAGCGGAGATACCGGCGCCGCCGCCGTGCGCGCCTTCGCGCGCGCCGAACGCATCAAGCTGATCGTCCTGCACCCGCTGGACCGCGTCTCGCCGGTGCAGCGCAGGCAGATGACGACGGTCGAGGCCGACAACGTCCTGAACTTGGCCGTGCGCGGCGACTTCGACGACTGCCAGCGTCTGGTGAAGGGGCTGCTGGCCGAGGAATCCCTGCGTGAACAGGGCCGTCTGTCCTCGGTCAACTCGATCAACTGGGGCCGACTGGCGGGCCAGATTCCCTATTACGTCTCGGCCACGGCCCAGCTGGGCCAGGCGGCGACCTTCGTGGTGCCGACCGGCAATTTCGGCGACGCCTTCGCCGGGATCGCCGCCAAGAAGATGGGCCTGCCCGCCGCCGGTTTCGTCGCCGCCGTCAATCAGAACGACGCCCTGGCCCGCGCCATCAACGACGGCGTCTATGCTCGCCACCCGGCGGTCGAGAGCGGCAGCGTCTCCATGGACGTGCAGGCCCCGTCGAACTTCGAACGGCTGGTCTATGAAGCCTCCGGCCGCGACGCCGACGCGACCCGCGCCGTCTTCGAGACCTTTGCGCGCGAAGGCTCCGTCACCCTGTCGCCCGACCTGCTGGCCGCCTTGCGCGCCGAAGTCTCCGCCGTCTCGGTCGACGAGGCGACGACCAAGGCAGAGATCGCCCACGCCCACGCCGCCTGGGGCCGCATCGTCTGCCCGCATACGGCTGTCGCCCTGGCCGCCGCGCGCCGCCTGGACCGCAACGGCGCGCCGATCGTCGCCCTGTCCACCGCCCACCCGTCCAAGTTCGGCGCCTTCGTCTCAGACGTGCTCGGGTTCGAGCCCGATCCGGCCCCCGTCATCGGAGCCCTGGGCGACCGCCCCGAACGCCTGACGGTGATCGAGAACACGCCCGAGGCCGCCCTGGCGGCGGTGAAGGGGTTCGCGAAGGCGGGCTGA
- a CDS encoding SPOR domain-containing protein, translated as MSYDDDHRGNPNAGPNGGRDRGAYTPPTDDDLPFTRGGYDPRRAPAAKSPPITLIISAIVLLLLIVAVVVFYRSGVRSSTDAPPAVGTPVESMKVEAPLDAQPIDPEADIRVYRDGGEPSDAAPTFTPGPEEVLPRPAPTTPAAPVESSTPPPAAPAPAAKAPAAPAPVTPAPATKAPAPAPAPAATGGSSGVQIGAFSSTAIADREYAAVAARFGQYASGAEKRVQEVTASNGSTVYRTTFTGMSRERAVAFCNALKAAGRDCIVR; from the coding sequence ATGTCCTACGACGACGATCACCGAGGCAACCCCAACGCTGGGCCGAATGGGGGCCGGGACCGAGGCGCTTACACGCCGCCGACCGACGACGACCTGCCCTTCACGCGCGGCGGCTATGACCCGCGTCGGGCGCCGGCCGCCAAGTCGCCGCCGATCACCCTGATCATCAGCGCCATCGTCCTGCTTCTGCTGATCGTGGCCGTGGTGGTCTTCTACCGCTCGGGCGTGCGTTCCTCGACGGACGCGCCGCCAGCCGTTGGAACCCCGGTCGAAAGCATGAAGGTCGAGGCGCCGCTGGACGCGCAGCCGATCGACCCGGAGGCCGACATCCGCGTCTATCGCGACGGCGGCGAGCCGAGCGACGCCGCGCCGACCTTCACCCCCGGTCCGGAAGAGGTGCTGCCGCGCCCCGCGCCGACGACCCCGGCCGCGCCGGTCGAGTCCTCGACCCCGCCGCCCGCCGCGCCCGCACCGGCGGCCAAGGCCCCGGCCGCGCCTGCGCCCGTAACGCCTGCTCCGGCGACGAAGGCTCCGGCGCCCGCACCCGCTCCGGCTGCGACGGGCGGATCGTCCGGCGTGCAGATCGGCGCCTTCTCCTCGACCGCCATCGCCGACCGCGAATACGCCGCCGTCGCCGCCCGCTTCGGCCAGTACGCCTCGGGCGCCGAGAAGCGCGTTCAGGAAGTCACCGCCTCCAACGGTTCGACCGTCTACCGCACCACCTTCACCGGCATGAGCCGTGAACGCGCCGTCGCCTTCTGCAATGCGCTGAAGGCTGCGGGCCGCGACTGCATCGTCCGCTAA
- the erpA gene encoding iron-sulfur cluster insertion protein ErpA: protein MATRSPEGITLAESGARRLSKLSEAEGKPVLLRVAVDGGGCSGFQYRFELVDGPQADDLVVRRDGQAVVIDPVSVPFLKDSEIAFVDELAGAQFVIRNPNAASSCGCGVSFSI from the coding sequence ATCGCGACCCGGTCGCCCGAAGGCATCACGCTGGCCGAAAGCGGAGCGCGCCGCCTGTCCAAACTGTCCGAAGCCGAGGGCAAGCCGGTGCTGCTGCGCGTCGCCGTCGACGGCGGCGGCTGCTCAGGCTTCCAGTACCGCTTCGAGCTGGTCGACGGTCCGCAGGCCGATGATCTGGTGGTGCGCCGCGACGGCCAGGCCGTCGTGATCGACCCGGTGTCCGTGCCCTTCCTGAAGGATTCCGAGATCGCCTTCGTCGACGAACTGGCGGGGGCGCAGTTCGTGATCCGCAATCCCAACGCCGCCTCCAGCTGCGGCTGCGGCGTCAGCTTCTCGATCTGA
- a CDS encoding deoxyguanosinetriphosphate triphosphohydrolase: MSPSRSAAALSLPRVSYAENPAASRGRHVFEPASRTRTAFARDRDRIIHATAFRRLKEKTQVFVAHEGDHYRTRLTHSLEVAQIARSLAHALRLDDDLAETVALAHDLGHPPFSHAGEDELHEQMKAFGGFDHNVQSFRVVTELETRYPGFPGLNLSWETVEGVVKHNGPVAHLLSDPAWKAVAAYAPGGSAEWDLRLGTFASLEAQCAAIADDIAYNNHDVDDGVQAGLFSLADLADVPLIGRCIASARADWPDIDERMLRLEAVRRMIGVMVDDVLAETEARLAKHRIETVEDVRNAPETLVQFSADMMAELAVLRRFLFERMYRHYRVNRTRSQARRVLAQLFQLFMAEPEVMPPEWQASALTDDKNARARAVCDYIAGMTDRYAIEVHRKLFSLDLALDL; encoded by the coding sequence CTGTCGCCATCACGAAGTGCCGCCGCCTTGAGCCTGCCCCGCGTTTCCTACGCCGAAAACCCCGCCGCGAGCCGCGGCCGCCATGTTTTCGAGCCCGCCAGCCGCACCCGCACCGCCTTCGCCCGCGACCGGGACCGCATCATCCACGCCACCGCCTTTCGCCGCCTGAAGGAGAAGACGCAGGTCTTCGTGGCGCACGAGGGCGACCACTACCGCACGCGGCTGACGCATAGCCTGGAGGTGGCGCAGATCGCCCGGTCTCTGGCCCACGCCCTGCGGCTGGACGACGACCTGGCCGAGACGGTGGCCCTGGCCCACGACCTGGGCCACCCGCCGTTCAGCCACGCGGGCGAGGACGAACTGCACGAGCAGATGAAGGCCTTCGGCGGCTTCGACCACAACGTCCAGAGCTTCCGCGTCGTGACGGAACTAGAGACGCGCTATCCCGGCTTCCCGGGCCTGAACCTGAGCTGGGAGACGGTCGAGGGCGTGGTCAAGCACAACGGCCCGGTGGCGCATCTGCTGTCCGACCCGGCCTGGAAGGCGGTCGCCGCCTATGCGCCGGGCGGATCGGCCGAGTGGGATTTGCGGCTGGGCACCTTCGCCTCGCTGGAGGCCCAGTGCGCGGCCATCGCCGACGACATAGCCTACAACAACCACGACGTGGACGACGGGGTGCAGGCGGGGCTGTTCAGCCTGGCCGACCTGGCCGACGTGCCGCTGATCGGGCGCTGCATCGCCAGCGCGCGCGCCGACTGGCCCGACATCGACGAGCGGATGCTGCGGCTGGAAGCCGTGCGCCGGATGATCGGCGTCATGGTCGACGACGTTCTGGCAGAGACCGAAGCCCGTCTGGCCAAGCACCGCATCGAGACGGTGGAGGATGTCCGCAACGCGCCCGAGACCCTGGTGCAGTTCTCGGCCGACATGATGGCGGAGCTGGCCGTCCTGCGCCGCTTCCTGTTCGAGCGGATGTATCGCCATTACCGCGTCAACCGCACCCGCAGTCAGGCGCGCCGGGTGCTGGCCCAGCTGTTCCAGCTGTTCATGGCCGAGCCGGAGGTGATGCCGCCTGAATGGCAGGCCTCGGCCCTGACCGACGACAAGAACGCGCGGGCGCGGGCCGTGTGCGACTACATCGCCGGGATGACGGATCGTTACGCCATCGAGGTCCACAGGAAGCTGTTCAGCCTCGACCTCGCCCTCGATCTGTGA
- a CDS encoding aspartyl protease family protein: MNRRSLFIRAGAAAAAVGGGLWLKDHVLWRRPGVTFGADGGSGWLEFVAPRTLLPTVPVRLAGRELTALVDSGAQYSVIDRRLVGELGLDRFFDMPLIAYGVDGRAQMGRGVTLDLTFGEARIERLRAGILDLGPLSEEEGLGAPLILGQDLLMQAGLEMDLRRRRLRLFRKAQTELSPAYRAMPVRRAGTSLIADTVVEGVRVEAVLDTGSSALLALSEGVAQLAGLLDGRPEREGSSIVLGGVARARLIKAKSVALGPEIWRDATIAVYADRALPNYPDALLGMEAFAGRDIILNLGDGELHVAPLMDVTIV, from the coding sequence ATGAACCGCCGCTCTCTTTTCATTCGCGCCGGAGCCGCCGCCGCCGCCGTCGGCGGCGGATTGTGGCTCAAGGATCATGTGCTGTGGCGACGTCCTGGCGTGACCTTCGGCGCAGACGGGGGCAGCGGCTGGCTGGAGTTCGTCGCGCCCCGGACCCTGTTGCCGACCGTGCCGGTGCGGTTGGCGGGGCGCGAGCTGACGGCGCTGGTCGACAGCGGCGCCCAATATTCGGTGATCGACCGGCGACTGGTGGGCGAGCTGGGGCTGGATCGTTTCTTCGACATGCCGCTGATCGCCTATGGCGTGGACGGGCGCGCCCAGATGGGACGAGGCGTGACGCTGGACCTGACGTTTGGCGAGGCGCGCATCGAGCGCCTGCGCGCCGGAATTCTCGACCTTGGGCCTCTGTCGGAAGAAGAGGGGCTGGGGGCGCCGCTGATCCTGGGGCAGGATCTGCTGATGCAGGCGGGGCTGGAAATGGACCTGCGGCGACGGCGGTTGCGGCTGTTCCGCAAGGCGCAGACGGAGCTGTCGCCGGCCTATCGCGCCATGCCCGTGCGGCGGGCCGGCACGTCCCTGATCGCCGATACGGTGGTGGAGGGCGTCAGGGTTGAGGCCGTGCTCGACACTGGCTCTTCCGCCCTTCTGGCCCTGAGCGAAGGCGTCGCGCAGTTGGCGGGCCTGCTGGACGGCCGCCCCGAACGAGAAGGGTCAAGCATCGTCTTGGGCGGGGTGGCCAGGGCGCGTCTGATTAAGGCCAAGAGCGTGGCTCTAGGGCCGGAAATCTGGCGCGATGCGACGATCGCCGTCTACGCCGACCGGGCGCTGCCCAACTACCCCGACGCCCTGCTGGGCATGGAGGCGTTCGCAGGGCGCGATATTATTCTCAACCTTGGCGACGGAGAGTTGCACGTGGCGCCGTTGATGGATGTGACGATTGTTTAG
- a CDS encoding neutral zinc metallopeptidase, whose protein sequence is MRWQGGRRGGGIEDRRGMGGGAVAGGGIGVLVLAAIGYFVFGIDPNTTQQVASQFGGVGQAEQQGQIGTPEDQAGQFVDVVGTNINDVWTAKLNGYTAPTTVLYEQGTSTGCGYGQSAMGPFYCPTDHKVYLDLSFWREMEKLGGSSADFAKAYVLAHEYGHHVQTLTGASQQVQRAQQQAGSKAEGNRYSVALELQADCYAGVWARNAPAASGGQVALEPGDLEAGMKTAQAIGDDALQRRGGGRVSPESFTHGSSAQRVEWLQRGYQTGDPAACDTFSQL, encoded by the coding sequence ATGCGTTGGCAGGGCGGACGGCGCGGCGGGGGGATCGAGGATCGGCGCGGCATGGGCGGCGGCGCGGTCGCGGGCGGCGGCATCGGCGTGCTGGTGCTGGCGGCCATCGGCTATTTCGTCTTCGGCATCGACCCCAACACCACCCAGCAGGTCGCCAGCCAGTTCGGCGGCGTGGGTCAGGCCGAGCAGCAGGGCCAGATCGGCACGCCCGAGGACCAGGCCGGTCAGTTCGTCGACGTGGTCGGCACCAACATCAACGACGTATGGACGGCCAAGCTAAACGGCTACACAGCCCCGACCACGGTCCTTTACGAACAGGGCACGTCGACGGGCTGCGGCTATGGCCAGTCGGCGATGGGGCCTTTCTATTGCCCGACCGATCACAAGGTCTATCTGGACCTGAGCTTTTGGCGCGAGATGGAGAAGCTGGGCGGGTCCAGCGCCGATTTCGCCAAGGCCTATGTCCTGGCTCATGAGTACGGCCATCACGTCCAGACCCTGACCGGCGCCAGCCAGCAGGTGCAGCGCGCCCAGCAGCAGGCGGGCAGCAAGGCCGAGGGCAATCGCTATTCCGTGGCCCTGGAGCTGCAGGCCGACTGCTACGCCGGGGTCTGGGCGCGCAACGCTCCGGCAGCCTCGGGCGGCCAGGTGGCGCTGGAGCCGGGCGACCTGGAGGCGGGCATGAAGACAGCTCAGGCGATCGGCGACGACGCCCTGCAACGGCGCGGCGGCGGGCGCGTCTCGCCCGAGAGCTTCACCCACGGCTCCTCGGCCCAGCGGGTCGAGTGGCTGCAACGCGGCTATCAGACCGGCGATCCGGCCGCTTGCGATACCTTCTCCCAGCTTTGA
- a CDS encoding DUF418 domain-containing protein produces the protein MSASPSMMSVSPGQRLESLDLLRGFALCGILLVNIMMMGGAWDQYHPDLPPTLANPDWSAWIIQHLFVQGSMRGLFTLLFGAGMLLITLRGEDGRGTIQAADVYFRRCIALLALGVFNATALLFPGDILYVYGLSGFLLFVFRMARPRTLIALSAAFLLLLTAESAVVGAYQTIEARRGSELALQVEAGASLSAEDAEALQAHSRAQQAQSLSPEAVAEEVAVRTGGVAGLLKWSVRTWLDYAASSYTITLVIETVAFMLLGMALFKLGVLGGARSLGFYLVLTACGYGVGLAVNGGQAVVLWLSQFSSQAWATQSSYELGRCAMTLGHVGLLLSLWKMNALGFVGRALRNLGRMALTNYLGQSAIGALLFYGLNLWGKLDWWGLWGVAACIWVVQMTFSALWLRAFSMGPLEWALRWFAYGRPSPLKRAKAA, from the coding sequence ATGAGCGCCTCGCCGTCCATGATGTCCGTATCGCCGGGTCAAAGGCTGGAGAGCCTGGACCTGCTGCGCGGCTTCGCCCTGTGCGGCATTCTGCTGGTCAACATCATGATGATGGGCGGCGCCTGGGACCAGTATCATCCGGACCTGCCGCCGACGCTGGCCAACCCGGACTGGTCGGCGTGGATTATCCAGCATCTGTTCGTGCAGGGGTCGATGCGGGGGTTGTTCACCCTGCTGTTCGGCGCCGGCATGCTGCTGATCACCCTGCGCGGCGAAGACGGACGCGGGACGATCCAGGCGGCGGACGTGTACTTTCGACGTTGCATCGCGCTACTGGCGCTGGGCGTGTTCAACGCCACGGCCCTGCTGTTTCCGGGCGATATTCTCTACGTCTACGGACTGTCAGGCTTTCTGCTGTTTGTTTTCCGCATGGCGCGGCCGCGTACCCTGATCGCCCTGTCGGCCGCCTTTCTGCTGCTGTTGACGGCCGAGTCGGCCGTGGTGGGCGCCTATCAGACGATTGAGGCGCGTCGCGGGTCTGAACTGGCGTTGCAGGTCGAGGCGGGCGCGTCACTGTCGGCCGAAGACGCCGAGGCCCTGCAGGCGCACAGCCGCGCCCAGCAGGCGCAGAGCCTGTCGCCGGAGGCTGTCGCTGAAGAGGTCGCCGTGCGCACCGGCGGCGTCGCTGGCCTGCTGAAGTGGAGCGTGCGGACCTGGCTGGACTATGCGGCGTCCAGCTACACCATCACCCTGGTCATTGAAACGGTCGCCTTCATGCTGTTGGGCATGGCGCTGTTCAAGCTGGGCGTGCTGGGCGGCGCCCGGTCGCTGGGGTTTTATCTGGTTCTGACGGCCTGTGGTTATGGCGTGGGGCTGGCGGTCAACGGCGGCCAGGCGGTGGTGCTGTGGCTGAGCCAGTTCTCGTCCCAGGCCTGGGCGACGCAGAGCAGCTATGAACTGGGCCGCTGCGCCATGACCCTGGGACACGTCGGCCTGTTGCTCTCTCTATGGAAGATGAACGCCCTGGGGTTCGTCGGACGGGCGTTGCGCAACCTGGGACGGATGGCCCTGACCAACTATCTGGGACAGTCGGCGATCGGGGCCCTGTTGTTCTATGGGCTGAACCTGTGGGGCAAGCTGGACTGGTGGGGCCTGTGGGGCGTCGCGGCGTGCATTTGGGTGGTTCAGATGACGTTCAGCGCCCTGTGGCTGCGCGCGTTCAGCATGGGACCGCTGGAATGGGCGCTGCGCTGGTTCGCCTATGGGCGGCCCTCGCCGCTGAAACGCGCGAAGGCCGCCTGA
- a CDS encoding homoserine kinase — translation MAVFTPVTPQQADDYLMRYPLGGLVELTPIAEGVENTNYRLVTEQGAYVLTLFEGRTDASALPFCLGLTGRLAAQGFPTPAPVADREGQVIGRLNNRAAAIVEWTPGAWKRQPTDKDQYRAGQVLALLHLDASDYEGVRENPVGPRAWADLAARCDTVAAGEDRRMLEQMQRLLPDLARPWSDPTLPRGPIHADYFPDNVLFAVNEHGATDVGGVIDFYFACIDVLAYDLAIALSAWGFDAEGRPMPSALRAFQKGYESVRPLSDAERQALPELGAAAAVRFTLTRLHDRLFHDPANLVTPKDPAPFFRRLDYWKAAEAV, via the coding sequence ATGGCCGTCTTCACGCCCGTCACGCCGCAACAGGCCGACGACTATCTCATGCGCTACCCTCTCGGCGGGCTGGTCGAACTGACCCCCATCGCCGAGGGGGTCGAGAACACCAACTATCGCCTGGTGACGGAACAGGGGGCCTACGTCCTGACCCTGTTCGAGGGCCGGACCGACGCCTCGGCCCTGCCGTTCTGCCTGGGGTTGACCGGACGTTTGGCGGCGCAAGGGTTCCCCACGCCCGCGCCCGTCGCCGACCGCGAGGGCCAGGTGATCGGCCGCCTGAACAATCGCGCCGCCGCCATCGTCGAATGGACGCCGGGCGCCTGGAAGCGTCAGCCGACGGACAAGGACCAGTATCGCGCCGGTCAAGTGCTGGCCCTGCTTCATCTGGATGCGTCCGACTATGAGGGCGTGCGCGAGAACCCCGTCGGGCCGCGCGCCTGGGCGGATCTGGCCGCGCGCTGCGATACGGTCGCTGCGGGCGAGGATCGCAGGATGCTGGAGCAGATGCAGCGCCTGCTGCCCGATCTGGCCCGACCGTGGAGCGACCCGACCTTGCCGCGCGGACCGATCCACGCCGACTACTTCCCCGACAACGTGCTGTTCGCGGTGAACGAGCATGGGGCGACGGACGTGGGCGGGGTGATCGACTTCTACTTCGCCTGCATCGACGTGCTGGCCTATGACCTGGCCATCGCGCTCAGCGCCTGGGGCTTCGACGCCGAGGGGCGACCCATGCCGTCGGCCCTGCGCGCCTTCCAGAAGGGCTATGAATCCGTGCGTCCTCTGTCGGACGCCGAGCGTCAGGCCCTGCCGGAACTCGGCGCGGCGGCGGCGGTGCGCTTCACCCTGACGCGCCTGCACGACCGGCTGTTCCACGACCCGGCCAACCTGGTCACGCCCAAGGACCCGGCGCCCTTCTTCCGGCGGCTGGACTACTGGAAGGCGGCGGAGGCGGTGTGA